A window of the Garra rufa chromosome 10, GarRuf1.0, whole genome shotgun sequence genome harbors these coding sequences:
- the nmnat2 gene encoding nicotinamide/nicotinic acid mononucleotide adenylyltransferase 2, which translates to MTETTKTHVILLSCGSFNPITKGHIHMFEKAREYLHKTGRFIVIGGIISPVHDSYGKPGLVSSRHRLTMCQLAVQSSDWIRVDPWECYQDTWQTTCSVLEHHRDLMKRVTGCILSNVNTPSTTPVIGQPQNGTSPIYQNQANKSVAIKLWGKMSESLGKICCVRPHMERFTFVDENANLGTAMRYEEIELRILLLCGSDLLESFCIPGLWNESDMEVIVGDFGIVVVPRDGVDTERIMNHSSVLRKHKDNIIVVKDEIDHPMSVVSSTKSRLALQHGDGHVVDYLSQPVIDYILQSQLYINASG; encoded by the exons AAAAGGCCAGAGAGTACTTACACAAGACTGGACGATTCATAGTGATCGGGGGTATCATCTCACCTGTACATGATTCCTATGGCAAACCG GGCCTTGTCTCAAGCAGACATCGTCTCACCATGTGTCAGCTGGCAGTTCAGTCTTCTGATTGGATCAG AGTGGATCCTTGGGAGTGCTACCAGGACACCTGGCAGACCACTTGCAGCGTTTTGGAGCATCACCGAGATCTAATGAAG AGAGTCACAGGGTGCATTCTTTCCAATGTGAACACACCTTCCACCACCCCTGTGATTGGCCAGCCCCAAAACGGAACATCTCCTATATACCAAAACCAAGCTAACAAGTCTGTGGCTA TTAAGCTTTGGGGAAAGATGAGCGAAAGCCTGGGTAAAATTTGCTGTGTTCGCCCACACATGGAGCGTTTTACCTTCGTTG ACGAAAATGCCAACCTTGGTACTGCAATGCGCTACGAGGAAATCG AGTTGCGTATTTTGCTCCTTTGTGGCAGCGATCTCCTGGAATCTTTCTGCATCCCTGGCTTGTGGAACGAAAGTGAT ATGGAAGTGATTGTGGGGGATTTCGGGATAGTGGTGGTTCCTCGGGATGGAGTTGACACAGAAAGGATAATGAACCATTCATCTGTGCTCCGAAAGCATAAG GACAACATAATTGTGGTAAAGGATGAAATCGACCACCCAATGTCAGTCGTCAGTTCCACCAAGAGCAG ACTCGCTCTTCAGCATGGCGACGGTCACGTGGTGGATTACCTGAGCCAGCCTGTCATCGACTACATCCTGCAGAGTCAGCTCTACATCAACGCTTCTGGATAG